One genomic window of Salvia miltiorrhiza cultivar Shanhuang (shh) chromosome 4, IMPLAD_Smil_shh, whole genome shotgun sequence includes the following:
- the LOC131022241 gene encoding polygalacturonase inhibitor-like, producing the protein MQSAVMLLLSLFLLVVLPESSAAGLCHPDDRRTLTAFKNSFTSPDPFSSWGPPFFDCCDWNSVSCDQTTGRVTGLDVGRYRDLTGTIPPSLANLTHLVVLRLHKMDKLAGQIPPALAQLSQLKFLIISWTNISGPIPDFFTRLKNLEHLDLSFNRLSGSIPPSLPTLPFLSAIDLSRNQLTGPIPQTFGRYFPKTAPAIINLSHNKLSGPLPSSLSSVNFSSIDVSRNNLSGDASVFFGEGKMTSSIDISRNGFEFDLSKVRFMEGVDAVDISHNRIYGEIPQQITDAVFLQFLNVSYNRLCGEIPTGWKLRYRSEAWDNSSFSHNRCLCGIPLDPCK; encoded by the coding sequence ATGCAATCAGCAGTGATGCTGCTACTCTCCCTCTTCCTCTTGGTGGTGCTCCCTGAATCGTCGGCGGCGGGGCTGTGTCACCCCGACGACAGGCGCACGCTGACGGCATTCAAAAACAGCTTCACGAGCCCCGACCCTTTCTCGTCGTGGGGTCCCCCCTTCTTCGACTGCTGCGACTGGAACTCCGTCAGCTGCGACCAGACCACCGGCCGCGTCACCGGCCTCGACGTAGGCCGTTACAGAGACCTCACCGGCACCATCCCTCCATCCCTCGCCAACCTAACCCACCTCGTAGTTCTCCGCCTCCACAAAATGGACAAACTCGCCGGCCAAATCCCGCCCGCACTCGCCCAATTATCTCAGCTGAAATTCCTCATCATAAGCTGGACTAATATCTCCGGACCCATCCCAGATTTCTTCACACGCTTGAAGAATCTAGAACACCTTGATCTTTCCTTCAACCGCCTCTCCGGCTCAATCCCTCCTTCTCTCCCAACTCTCCCATTCCTCTCCGCCATTGATTTGAGCCGAAACCAGCTCACCGGGCCCATCCCACAGACGTTCGGGCGCTACTTCCCGAAAACTGCCCCAGCAATCATCAACCTCTCCCACAACAAGCTGTCGGGCCCACTTCCGTCTTCCTTGTCCAGCGTCAACTTCTCGTCCATCGATGTTTCTAGAAACAATCTGTCGGGAGATGCATCGGTGTTCTTCGGTGAAGGGAAGATGACGAGCAGCATCGACATTTCGAGGAACGGGTTTGAGTTTGATCTGTCGAAGGTGAGGTTCATGGAGGGGGTGGATGCGGTGGATATATCGCATAACAGGATTTACGGGGAGATTCCGCAGCAGATCACGGATGCTGTGTTCTTGCAGTTTTTGAATGTTAGTTATAACAGATTGTGTGGGGAGATTCCGACGGGGTGGAAGTTGAGGTATAGGTCTGAGGCTTGGGATAATTCCTCGTTTTCGCATAATCGATGCCTTTGTGGGATTCCATTGGATCCATGCAAGTGA
- the LOC131021143 gene encoding polygalacturonase inhibitor 2-like, with product MLLLLFLVLPQLSAAAALCHPEDSAALTAFKHSFSNPNPFPTWDPIFDCCDWYGVTCNDTTSRVIGLDIAPYQALAGTIPSSLANLTHLQNLRLHKIPNLVGPIPPSLAEISQLRYLVISWTNISGPVPHFLAHLKNLAYLDLSFNRLSGSIPPSLATLPFLFAVDLSRNQLTGPIPQTFGHFPKTAGFPAIVLSERVTPGAPIRLVIFIYM from the coding sequence ATGCTGCTGCTCCTCTTCCTCGTGCTCCCTCAACTCTCGGCAGCAGCAGCGCTCTGCCACCCCGAAGACAGCGCCGCGCTGACAGCGTTCAAACACAGCTTCTCAAACCCCAACCCTTTCCCCACATGGGATCCCATCTTCGACTGCTGCGACTGGTACGGCGTCACCTGCAACGACACCACCAGCCGCGTCATCGGCCTCGACATCGCCCCTTACCAAGCCCTCGCCGGCACCATCCCTTCCTCCCTCGCCAATCTCACCCACCTCCAGAACCTCCGCCTCCACAAGATCCCCAACCTCGTCGGCCCAATCCCACCTTCACTCGCCGAGATATCTCAGCTGAGATACCTCGTCATAAGCTGGACTAACATCTCCGGACCTGTGCCACATTTCCTCGCCCACCTCAAGAATCTCGCATACCTCGACCTCTCCTTCAACCGCCTCTCCGGCTCAATCCCTCCTTCCCTTGCAACTCTCCCATTCCTCTTCGCCGTCGATTTGAGTCGCAACCAGCTCACCGGCCCCATCCCGCAAACATTCGGACACTTCCCCAAAACTGCGGGCTTCCCGGCGATCGTCCTCTCTGAAAGAGTTACACCCGGCGCACCAATTAGAttggtcatttttatttatatgtaa